A single genomic interval of Comamonas sp. 26 harbors:
- the flgG gene encoding flagellar basal-body rod protein FlgG has product MINSLFIAKTGMEAQQTQLDVISHNLANVSTTGYKRANAVFEDLIYQNLRQVGSQTTEQNQLPTGLHLGLGVRTVATSRNFLQGSLQQSSNALDVAINGNGFFEVNMPDGTIAYTRDGSFEVDAQGQLVTSSGLPVANGITIPQGATKISISHDGVVSATMPGQTAPQQVGNIAMSQFINAAGLEPRGQNLYVETAASGQPQQGTPGTNGLGTIQQGYLEASNVNVVQELVTMIQTQRAYEMNSKAIQTSDQMLAKLAQL; this is encoded by the coding sequence ATGATTAATTCGCTGTTCATCGCCAAGACCGGTATGGAAGCCCAGCAGACCCAGCTGGACGTCATCTCGCACAACCTGGCCAACGTTTCGACCACCGGTTACAAGCGTGCCAACGCGGTGTTTGAAGATCTGATTTATCAAAATCTGCGCCAGGTCGGTTCGCAGACAACCGAACAAAACCAGCTGCCCACAGGCCTGCATCTGGGTCTGGGTGTGCGCACCGTGGCGACCTCGCGCAATTTTTTGCAGGGCAGTCTGCAGCAGTCCAGCAATGCGCTGGATGTGGCCATCAATGGCAACGGTTTCTTTGAAGTCAATATGCCCGACGGCACCATTGCCTATACCCGCGATGGCTCGTTTGAGGTCGATGCGCAGGGCCAGCTGGTGACCTCCAGCGGCCTGCCTGTGGCCAATGGCATCACCATTCCTCAAGGCGCTACCAAGATTTCGATTAGTCATGACGGCGTGGTCAGTGCCACCATGCCCGGTCAGACTGCACCGCAGCAGGTTGGCAATATTGCGATGAGCCAGTTCATCAATGCAGCCGGTCTGGAGCCGCGAGGCCAGAACCTCTATGTGGAAACAGCCGCATCGGGTCAGCCCCAGCAGGGCACACCCGGTACCAACGGCCTGGGCACGATTCAGCAAGGCTATCTGGAGGCATCGAACGTGAACGTGGTGCAGGAACTGGTGACCATGATCCAGACCCAGCGTGCATACGAGATGAATTCCAAAGCCATTCAGACTTCCGACCAGATGCTGGCCAAGCTGGCACAGCTCTGA
- the flgE gene encoding flagellar hook protein FlgE — translation MSFQQALSGLNAAAKNLDVIGHNIANSGTAGFKSSRTEFAEAMASAAGSASGQTVGIGVDVGAVSQQFKQGNINATGNNLDVAINGDGFFVLRQPDGSMAYSRAGNFQLDKQGNLVTIARDQVMGYPVDPATGKVQTGVQPVPMSFPSGQPIAARATAKVEVDLNLDARAHDAVGDPNATPPVPATPRATYGTSLTVYDSQGIGTPMSMYFEKNGANSWDVYDGLGDPSATPPVVANKLTTLVFDAAGKLVSGSPVTNATIQTNNPNSPTPGSITGMNIDFSGVTQFGTKFAVSDLKQDGYTAGVMTGINIGGDGSIVASYSNGVSRAEGMLTLASFRNPQGLAATGGNKWVETSDSGLAVSGLPKTGTLGTLQAGALEDSNVDLTAELVNMMTAQRAYQSSAQAIKTQDQVFSTLVNLR, via the coding sequence ATGAGCTTCCAACAAGCCCTGTCGGGTCTGAACGCCGCAGCCAAGAATCTGGATGTCATCGGCCACAATATTGCCAACTCTGGAACCGCTGGCTTCAAGAGCTCGCGCACAGAATTCGCCGAAGCCATGGCCAGTGCTGCCGGCTCCGCCAGCGGTCAAACCGTGGGCATCGGCGTGGACGTTGGTGCCGTTAGCCAGCAATTCAAGCAAGGCAACATCAACGCCACCGGCAATAACCTGGATGTCGCCATCAATGGAGACGGGTTTTTCGTACTGAGGCAGCCAGACGGCAGCATGGCCTATAGCCGCGCAGGCAACTTCCAGCTCGACAAGCAGGGAAATCTGGTCACCATTGCGCGCGACCAGGTGATGGGCTATCCGGTAGACCCGGCCACAGGCAAGGTGCAAACCGGCGTGCAGCCTGTTCCCATGAGCTTTCCATCGGGTCAGCCTATTGCCGCCCGTGCCACGGCCAAGGTTGAGGTCGACCTGAACCTTGATGCCCGGGCCCACGATGCCGTTGGCGACCCCAATGCCACCCCGCCTGTTCCTGCCACACCGCGTGCTACCTATGGCACGTCACTCACTGTCTACGACAGCCAGGGCATCGGCACGCCCATGTCCATGTACTTCGAGAAAAACGGCGCCAACAGCTGGGATGTCTATGACGGTCTGGGTGATCCTAGCGCTACGCCCCCTGTGGTTGCCAACAAGCTCACCACCCTGGTGTTCGATGCGGCGGGCAAACTGGTCAGCGGCAGCCCGGTTACCAATGCAACCATCCAAACCAACAACCCCAACTCGCCCACGCCGGGCTCCATTACCGGCATGAACATCGATTTTTCGGGCGTGACACAGTTCGGCACCAAGTTCGCTGTCTCCGACCTCAAGCAGGACGGCTACACGGCAGGTGTCATGACAGGTATCAATATTGGCGGCGATGGCTCCATCGTGGCCTCCTACTCGAACGGCGTGTCGCGTGCAGAAGGCATGCTCACCCTGGCCTCGTTCCGCAACCCGCAAGGACTGGCTGCCACGGGTGGTAACAAATGGGTGGAGACATCCGACTCGGGCCTGGCCGTCAGCGGCCTGCCGAAGACGGGAACGCTAGGCACGCTGCAGGCCGGCGCGCTGGAAGACTCGAACGTGGACCTGACCGCTGAGCTCGTGAACATGATGACCGCCCAGCGCGCTTACCAGTCCAGCGCCCAGGCCATCAAGACGCAAGACCAGGTGTTCTCCACCCTGGTGAATCTGCGCTAA
- a CDS encoding flagellar hook assembly protein FlgD — protein sequence MINGTSGVDGTTTTTTGNTKSSVSDANEAQDRFLKLLVAQLNNQDPMNPMDNAQMTSQMAQINTVTGIQQLNQTMQSMSSQFVSMQMLQGTSMIGRTVLTEGNTLGTAADGTHTAAFDLEGKAASVKVQITTASGELVDTIDLGAGATGRNYFTWDGADKYSGDKSQLRYSVQATNGATAVASTPLSPHAVIAASASNGQLMLELDDGSSLAHSAVKAVY from the coding sequence ATGATCAACGGCACAAGCGGTGTGGACGGCACCACGACAACCACCACAGGCAACACCAAGAGCTCGGTATCTGACGCCAATGAAGCGCAGGATCGTTTTCTCAAGCTGCTGGTGGCGCAGCTCAACAATCAAGATCCCATGAATCCCATGGACAACGCGCAGATGACCTCGCAGATGGCGCAGATCAATACGGTGACCGGGATTCAGCAACTGAACCAGACCATGCAGTCCATGTCCAGTCAGTTCGTATCCATGCAGATGCTGCAGGGCACGTCCATGATCGGCCGCACTGTGCTGACCGAGGGCAACACACTGGGCACAGCCGCTGATGGCACGCACACTGCGGCTTTTGACCTGGAAGGCAAGGCAGCCAGTGTCAAGGTTCAGATCACTACCGCCAGCGGCGAGCTGGTGGACACCATTGACCTGGGCGCAGGCGCCACAGGTCGCAACTACTTCACCTGGGACGGTGCCGACAAGTACAGCGGCGACAAATCCCAGCTGCGCTACTCGGTGCAGGCCACCAATGGCGCTACTGCTGTGGCATCCACGCCCCTGTCACCCCACGCTGTCATCGCCGCTAGTGCCAGCAATGGACAGCTGATGCTGGAGCTGGACGACGGCAGTAGCCTGGCCCACTCTGCCGTCAAGGCTGTGTACTGA
- the flgK gene encoding flagellar hook-associated protein FlgK: MSLLNVGARALMANQLALQTAGNNIANVNTAGYSRQTVAFQTAVGQNMGNGYIGNGADIATVMRNFSELLNRQATAAKAVGAADTARSQSLNQLQEVFSGGSNGLGAAINGMMNAFADVSSAPTDSSARQVVLTRMNELAARFRSASAQLDEMDYSTRQQMSNDVNVVNSLSEQVATLNGQISRAMATGHTPNDLLDQRDQLVRDINKYVQTSQVDGGDGSISLFVGGSQPLVLGLDSAKLSMQESTQYPGSGKMSLYFQQQGGQPVELTPAMTGGGEISGLLQFQNNDLAEGRNLLGRMAIAIGDTLNTQNQLGLTLSGKPGGALFNIPMTTTGATTGAQWEQPNTPTVTVKDSSQLKASDYKIAFGADAPKGQVVRLSDGQSTAFNDLADLKSKSIDGLQFDLKNEGLAGQSVLFSPVAKAAHDIQSVVHSGNDLAAANPVSAKINSLGDAALRMSSLTVEKGFSGALPTGTTLSFSAGANGSVTYTISPAPTGVAATGTYVSGQAIALAPGLKVTLSGTPAIDGSSSDSVSFAPNTFYSSDTGNASSFLSLRDVVIFDGATTLSDGFSTTMAQIGTRTQSAAYAAKLSETIAKNLESDRTAVSGVNLDEEAAKLLQFQQAYQASAKMLQVAQGIFDSVIQAVGR, encoded by the coding sequence ATGAGTCTTCTGAATGTGGGCGCGCGCGCCCTGATGGCCAACCAGCTTGCCCTGCAGACAGCAGGAAACAATATTGCCAACGTCAATACCGCAGGCTACTCGCGTCAGACGGTGGCGTTTCAGACAGCGGTCGGCCAAAACATGGGCAATGGCTATATCGGCAATGGTGCCGATATAGCCACCGTCATGCGCAACTTCAGCGAGCTGCTGAATCGTCAGGCCACGGCTGCCAAGGCGGTAGGCGCTGCTGATACGGCTCGTTCGCAGTCGCTTAACCAGCTGCAGGAAGTGTTCTCAGGCGGTAGCAATGGTCTGGGCGCAGCGATTAACGGCATGATGAATGCGTTCGCCGATGTGAGCAGCGCCCCCACCGATTCATCGGCGCGCCAGGTCGTGCTGACACGAATGAACGAGCTGGCCGCACGCTTTCGCTCGGCATCAGCCCAGCTCGATGAGATGGACTACAGCACGCGCCAGCAGATGAGCAATGACGTGAATGTGGTCAACAGCCTGTCCGAGCAGGTGGCGACCCTGAACGGGCAGATAAGTCGTGCCATGGCCACAGGCCACACGCCCAACGATTTGCTGGATCAGCGTGACCAGTTGGTGCGCGATATCAACAAATATGTGCAGACCTCGCAGGTCGACGGGGGCGATGGCTCCATCAGCCTGTTTGTGGGCGGCAGCCAGCCGCTGGTGCTGGGGCTGGATTCCGCCAAGCTCAGCATGCAGGAGTCGACCCAGTACCCGGGCAGCGGCAAGATGAGCCTGTACTTTCAGCAGCAGGGCGGCCAGCCGGTAGAGCTGACGCCTGCCATGACCGGTGGCGGTGAAATTTCGGGTCTGCTGCAGTTTCAGAACAACGATCTGGCCGAGGGCCGCAACCTGCTGGGCCGCATGGCGATTGCCATTGGCGATACGCTCAATACGCAAAATCAGCTGGGTTTGACCTTGTCTGGAAAGCCGGGTGGGGCGCTGTTCAATATTCCGATGACGACGACGGGTGCCACCACGGGTGCTCAGTGGGAGCAGCCCAATACGCCCACGGTCACGGTCAAGGACTCTAGCCAGCTCAAGGCGTCTGATTACAAAATCGCGTTTGGTGCCGATGCGCCCAAGGGTCAGGTCGTAAGACTGTCCGATGGACAGTCCACTGCCTTCAACGATCTGGCTGACCTCAAGAGCAAGAGCATTGATGGTTTGCAGTTTGACCTCAAAAATGAAGGTCTGGCTGGTCAGTCCGTGCTGTTCAGCCCCGTGGCAAAGGCTGCGCATGATATTCAGTCGGTGGTGCACTCCGGCAATGATCTGGCCGCGGCCAACCCCGTGTCGGCCAAGATCAATTCGCTGGGGGATGCAGCATTGCGCATGTCCAGCCTGACGGTGGAAAAAGGCTTTTCAGGCGCTCTGCCGACAGGCACGACCCTGTCTTTCTCTGCTGGTGCCAATGGCTCGGTCACTTACACCATCAGTCCAGCACCGACAGGTGTGGCGGCCACTGGCACTTATGTGTCGGGTCAGGCGATTGCGCTGGCACCGGGTCTCAAGGTCACGCTTAGCGGAACCCCGGCTATCGACGGCTCCAGCAGCGACAGCGTGAGTTTTGCGCCCAATACCTTCTACAGCTCGGACACCGGCAACGCCAGCTCCTTCCTGTCCTTGCGCGATGTCGTGATTTTTGATGGTGCCACGACGCTCAGTGATGGCTTCTCGACCACCATGGCGCAGATTGGTACGCGCACACAAAGCGCGGCCTATGCCGCCAAGTTGTCGGAAACCATTGCCAAGAATCTGGAAAGTGACCGAACAGCGGTATCGGGCGTCAATCTCGATGAAGAGGCCGCCAAGCTGCTGCAGTTTCAGCAGGCCTATCAGGCCTCGGCCAAGATGCTGCAGGTGGCCCAGGGCATTTTTGACAGCGTGATTCAGGCCGTTGGCCGTTAA
- the flgJ gene encoding flagellar assembly peptidoglycan hydrolase FlgJ, producing MSTSLSQSSSLAANNALAVDARSLNALKTAAGENNPQAVRETAKQLESLFMREMIKSMREATMKSGLLDSAQGNLSTDLLDQQLSVAMAGQPGGLTDAISKQLARTMGVEAADDAEIAVPSTLSMSRSAWRNVGSNGAWSGSRAQATQSVNAYAPAPKGRDNFVTAHNSAAQRIASESGIPAHYMIGQAGHETGWGKSEIRNKDGSNSFNLFGIKAGGSWTGKVAEVTTTEYINGAPKKITAKFRAYDSFEESFRDYARLIGSSPRYEKAMAQTGSAQAYASELQKAGYATDPAYAQKLSRAIQSVQQVNVAAANSNVNSAAQVASRSSVGIGGNRAAPINKINENQS from the coding sequence ATGAGCACGTCTTTATCTCAATCCTCATCTTTGGCTGCGAATAATGCGCTGGCCGTTGATGCACGCTCGCTCAATGCTCTTAAAACTGCAGCAGGCGAGAACAACCCGCAGGCGGTGCGCGAGACGGCCAAGCAGCTTGAATCGCTGTTCATGCGCGAGATGATCAAGAGCATGCGCGAGGCGACCATGAAGTCCGGCTTGCTTGATAGCGCGCAGGGCAATCTCAGCACCGACCTGCTCGATCAGCAGCTTTCCGTGGCCATGGCCGGCCAGCCCGGTGGGCTGACGGACGCGATCAGCAAACAGCTGGCACGCACCATGGGTGTAGAGGCGGCGGATGATGCGGAAATCGCTGTCCCCTCGACCCTGAGCATGAGTCGCAGTGCCTGGCGCAATGTGGGCAGCAACGGCGCATGGAGCGGTAGCCGTGCACAGGCCACGCAGTCCGTGAACGCCTATGCACCAGCGCCCAAGGGGCGCGATAACTTTGTGACGGCGCACAACAGCGCCGCGCAGCGCATTGCCAGTGAAAGCGGCATTCCTGCCCATTACATGATTGGTCAGGCCGGACATGAAACCGGCTGGGGCAAGAGCGAAATCCGCAACAAGGATGGCAGCAACTCCTTCAACCTGTTTGGCATCAAGGCCGGGGGCAGCTGGACGGGCAAGGTGGCCGAGGTCACGACTACCGAATACATCAACGGTGCGCCCAAAAAGATCACGGCCAAGTTTCGCGCCTATGACTCGTTTGAAGAGTCGTTCCGTGACTACGCACGCCTGATCGGCAGCAGCCCGCGCTATGAAAAAGCCATGGCCCAGACGGGCTCTGCACAGGCTTACGCCAGCGAGCTGCAAAAAGCCGGCTACGCCACCGACCCGGCTTACGCACAAAAGCTCAGCCGCGCCATTCAGAGCGTGCAGCAGGTCAATGTCGCTGCAGCCAATAGCAATGTGAACAGCGCTGCCCAAGTTGCCAGCCGCAGTAGCGTCGGCATTGGTGGCAATCGCGCTGCTCCGATCAACAAGATCAACGAGAACCAGTCATGA
- a CDS encoding flagellar basal body P-ring protein FlgI has product MKVLSTLLSLRSARTTLMVVAVLGACGLTLPAHATRIKEVAAIQGVRSNQLTGYGLVVGLDGTGDQTTQMPYTKQALANYLEQMGISLPASGNAAQLQLKNVAAVIITGELPAFAQPGQSIDINVSSMGNAKSLKGGTLVATPLRGADGEIYALAQGNVVVGGAGAAAGGSKVQVNHLSAGRVPRGAQVERSVPSPINEGNSITLGLNQTDFQTADKVVRAINQRMGSGTATALDGRTVQVNAPADPGSRVRMIAEIQEMPIEVSKPAAKVVINARTGSIVLNQAVTLGPCAIAHGNLSITISTTPVISQPAPFSQGQTVVAQRSDIQVKQEPGQVINMPNSPQLTDVVRALNSLGATPQDLLAILQAIKAAGAMDAELEVI; this is encoded by the coding sequence ATGAAAGTACTGTCCACGCTCCTGTCACTGCGCTCGGCACGCACTACCCTGATGGTGGTTGCCGTCCTGGGTGCTTGCGGGCTCACCCTGCCTGCACATGCCACACGCATCAAAGAGGTTGCAGCCATCCAGGGCGTGCGCAGCAACCAGTTGACGGGCTATGGCTTGGTCGTTGGCCTTGATGGCACGGGCGATCAGACCACGCAGATGCCCTATACCAAGCAGGCGCTGGCTAACTATCTTGAACAAATGGGCATCTCGCTGCCCGCTTCAGGCAACGCTGCGCAGCTGCAGCTGAAGAACGTTGCCGCGGTCATCATCACCGGCGAGTTGCCTGCCTTTGCCCAGCCGGGCCAGTCCATCGACATCAATGTTTCATCCATGGGCAATGCCAAGTCGCTCAAGGGCGGCACCTTGGTTGCCACGCCACTGCGTGGTGCGGATGGTGAGATTTACGCGCTGGCACAGGGCAATGTGGTGGTCGGCGGCGCAGGCGCTGCAGCCGGAGGTTCCAAGGTTCAGGTCAATCACCTGAGTGCGGGTCGCGTGCCAAGGGGCGCGCAGGTCGAGCGTTCGGTACCTAGCCCCATCAATGAAGGCAACAGCATCACGTTGGGGCTCAATCAAACGGATTTCCAGACGGCTGACAAGGTGGTCCGCGCCATTAATCAGCGCATGGGATCGGGCACCGCTACGGCGCTGGATGGACGCACGGTGCAGGTCAATGCGCCGGCAGACCCCGGTTCGCGCGTGCGCATGATTGCCGAAATTCAGGAAATGCCCATCGAGGTATCGAAGCCTGCGGCCAAGGTCGTCATCAATGCGCGCACCGGCTCCATCGTGCTCAATCAAGCGGTGACACTGGGCCCCTGCGCCATTGCGCACGGCAATCTGTCCATCACCATCAGCACCACACCGGTTATCAGCCAGCCTGCACCGTTCTCGCAAGGGCAGACTGTGGTGGCGCAGAGGTCTGATATTCAGGTCAAGCAAGAGCCTGGCCAAGTTATCAACATGCCTAACTCGCCCCAGTTGACGGATGTGGTGCGGGCGCTGAATTCTCTGGGCGCTACGCCCCAGGATTTGCTGGCAATCTTGCAGGCCATCAAGGCTGCAGGTGCCATGGATGCCGAGCTGGAGGTGATATGA
- a CDS encoding flagellar basal body rod protein FlgF has product MDRIIYTSMTGANAAAQRQAVLAHNLANAGTNGFRAEMSTFRSVPVQGSGASTRVFALEATSGYQDTPGPAQRTGRALDAMAMGRAWFAVQGMDGQEAYTRNGIFEVSPEGQLVNSNGQAVLSDGGAPIDIPPESSISLGSDGTLTAKTGNQLPVAVARVKLVTPPVDEPLVRGDDGFFRAAQGDALPNDETARLLSGSIEGSNVNTVETMVGMIAASRQFEQQMKLLQTAETNDKSASQLLSLNG; this is encoded by the coding sequence ATGGATCGCATCATTTACACCTCGATGACGGGCGCCAACGCGGCGGCCCAGCGTCAGGCTGTGCTGGCGCACAACCTGGCCAATGCGGGCACCAATGGTTTTCGTGCCGAGATGTCTACCTTCCGCTCGGTCCCTGTTCAAGGCAGTGGTGCGAGTACACGCGTGTTTGCGCTGGAAGCGACTTCTGGCTATCAAGACACGCCCGGCCCGGCCCAGCGCACCGGCCGCGCGCTGGATGCCATGGCCATGGGGCGCGCCTGGTTTGCCGTGCAGGGCATGGATGGGCAGGAGGCCTATACCCGCAACGGCATCTTCGAGGTCTCGCCTGAAGGGCAACTGGTCAACAGCAATGGTCAGGCCGTGCTGTCCGATGGTGGTGCGCCGATTGATATTCCGCCAGAGTCCTCAATTTCGCTGGGCTCGGACGGCACGCTGACGGCCAAGACCGGCAACCAGCTGCCCGTGGCTGTGGCACGCGTCAAACTGGTTACGCCACCCGTCGATGAGCCGCTGGTGCGCGGTGATGACGGCTTTTTCCGCGCAGCCCAGGGTGATGCTTTGCCCAATGACGAAACGGCGCGACTGCTGTCGGGCTCTATCGAAGGCTCGAACGTCAATACCGTCGAGACCATGGTCGGCATGATCGCTGCCTCGCGCCAGTTCGAGCAGCAGATGAAGTTGCTGCAGACCGCTGAAACCAATGACAAGTCTGCCAGCCAGTTGCTGAGCTTGAACGGCTGA
- the flgL gene encoding flagellar hook-associated protein FlgL: MSINRIGTANMYDSTISNLGSRQSSLVDLMEKTTAGKRVLRASDDPVAAAQAERARTRITRSENEQRVLGSQRDVIAQGESELGKAHGALQDFRDLLLQAGNGSYDQVARDALVQQMESLRDQILGYANAKDSNGLPIFRGLGSSDTPLQSVPPGAQSSLNPGQNTGSDNGLPISLDGHAVWLNVPTGNGVFEVGSGASNAGKAWADAGSITDPSKVTGDSYTLVFTKDPTSGAVSYVINSSAGTSTPSAAYKAGEAITINGQQIVLKGEPANGDSFTMAPSKRTDIFTVLDQAISTVKSGTNGSAALQQGLGRAMSELDSGMNRVQAVRSYAGDQLKRADRLESDMKDQALTQEGARSRAEDIDMITALSDVETQKVGLQAALQSYAQMQKLSLFNYIS, encoded by the coding sequence ATGAGCATTAACCGCATTGGCACGGCCAATATGTATGACAGCACCATCAGCAACCTGGGCTCGCGTCAAAGCAGTCTGGTCGATCTGATGGAAAAGACAACGGCTGGCAAGCGCGTGCTGCGCGCCAGCGATGACCCTGTTGCAGCAGCACAGGCTGAGCGTGCGCGCACCCGCATCACCCGCTCTGAAAACGAGCAGCGCGTGCTGGGTTCCCAGCGTGACGTGATTGCTCAGGGCGAATCTGAGCTGGGCAAGGCCCATGGTGCCTTGCAGGACTTTCGGGATCTGCTGCTTCAGGCCGGTAACGGCTCTTACGATCAGGTGGCCCGTGATGCGCTGGTGCAGCAGATGGAAAGCCTGCGCGATCAGATTCTGGGCTACGCCAACGCCAAGGACTCCAATGGGTTGCCCATCTTCCGTGGGCTGGGCAGCTCCGATACACCTTTGCAAAGCGTTCCACCGGGCGCACAAAGCTCGCTCAACCCCGGACAGAACACCGGCAGTGACAATGGCCTTCCTATTTCGCTGGACGGCCATGCTGTATGGCTCAACGTACCTACGGGTAACGGCGTTTTTGAAGTCGGTAGCGGCGCATCCAACGCTGGCAAGGCCTGGGCGGATGCGGGATCGATCACCGACCCAAGCAAGGTGACGGGCGACAGCTATACGCTGGTGTTCACCAAGGATCCCACGTCTGGAGCGGTCAGCTATGTGATCAATTCCAGCGCTGGTACGTCCACACCTTCGGCCGCCTACAAAGCGGGTGAGGCGATCACCATCAATGGTCAGCAAATCGTTCTCAAGGGCGAGCCCGCCAATGGCGACAGCTTCACCATGGCACCCAGCAAGCGCACCGATATCTTCACGGTGCTTGATCAGGCTATCAGCACAGTCAAGAGCGGTACCAACGGATCTGCAGCGCTGCAGCAGGGTCTGGGGCGCGCCATGAGCGAGCTGGACTCTGGCATGAACCGCGTGCAGGCTGTTCGCAGCTATGCGGGCGATCAGCTCAAGCGTGCGGATCGACTTGAGTCGGACATGAAAGATCAGGCGCTGACGCAAGAAGGAGCACGCTCACGTGCAGAAGATATCGATATGATCACTGCGCTGTCGGATGTGGAGACGCAAAAGGTGGGCCTGCAAGCCGCCTTGCAGTCTTATGCGCAGATGCAGAAGCTCTCTCTTTTCAACTACATCAGCTGA
- a CDS encoding flagellar basal body L-ring protein FlgH, whose amino-acid sequence MFKATVSNLSTASAIAMALLASGCALSPNAPPPVDMPVATTPPVLQPRDQVAQAPSGSLFNASRYRPAFEDRRARIVGDLVTVQIVESVTARQNQDSGVARKNSLGAGVSALPFFKGGATQTIKDSLNAELSSDASFSGKGSTSNVNTFSGTISTTVVDVLPNGHLVVAGEKQVGVNQNVDVLRFTGTVDPRSLRPGSMVASNQVANVRVESRGRGQGSEAQSIGWLSRFFLNVMPF is encoded by the coding sequence ATGTTCAAAGCCACTGTTTCAAATCTCTCCACCGCAAGCGCCATCGCAATGGCATTGCTGGCGTCCGGCTGTGCTCTTTCGCCCAACGCGCCGCCGCCGGTGGATATGCCTGTGGCCACCACGCCGCCCGTGCTGCAGCCGCGCGATCAGGTCGCGCAAGCGCCTTCTGGCAGTCTGTTCAATGCCTCGCGCTATCGCCCGGCGTTTGAAGACCGGCGTGCGCGCATCGTTGGTGATCTGGTGACGGTGCAGATTGTGGAGAGCGTGACGGCGCGCCAGAATCAGGACTCTGGTGTGGCGCGCAAGAACAGTCTGGGTGCAGGGGTCTCTGCGCTGCCTTTCTTCAAAGGTGGTGCAACTCAAACGATCAAAGACAGCCTCAATGCAGAGCTGAGCAGCGATGCAAGCTTTAGCGGAAAAGGCTCTACCAGCAACGTCAATACCTTCAGCGGCACCATCAGCACCACGGTGGTCGATGTGTTGCCCAACGGCCATCTGGTCGTTGCGGGTGAGAAACAAGTGGGCGTGAACCAGAACGTGGATGTACTGCGCTTTACGGGCACGGTGGACCCGCGCTCGCTGCGCCCTGGCAGCATGGTTGCATCCAATCAGGTGGCCAACGTTCGGGTGGAATCACGCGGGCGTGGACAGGGTAGTGAAGCCCAGTCAATTGGCTGGTTGTCACGGTTCTTTTTGAACGTTATGCCGTTCTGA